One window from the genome of Ciconia boyciana chromosome 8, ASM3463844v1, whole genome shotgun sequence encodes:
- the LOC140655525 gene encoding protein shisa-like-1a, which yields MASAGVSVQNLHLCEGYASPDGRYHPGFYCPRLTDPPGHRYCCRPSPRALKSCCSQLALQALTGVNLSSLAGPGLLRDPLALPFVGLYGLLVLLLMAVDLFHFCRTRRCRLGRLLPRACRPPCGPPGGRQPRSRPPRRARAPGGLLPPPHGAPGPRLPGRAC from the exons ATGGCGAGCGCCGGAG TCTCGGTGCAGAACCTGCACCTCTGCGAGGGCTACGCGAGCCCCGACGGCCGCTACCACCCCGGCTTCTACTGCCCGCGCCTGACCGACCCGCCCGGCCACCGCTACTGCTGCCGCCCCAGCCCACGCGCCCTCAagtcctgctgctcccagctggcCCTGCAGGCCCTCACCGGGGTGAACCTCTCCAGCCTGGCCGGCCCGGGCCTCCTCCG GGACCCGCTGGCCCTGCCCTTCGTGGGGCTCTACGGGCTCCTCGTCCTCCTGCTCATGGCCGTCGACCTCTTCCACTTCTGCCGGACCCGGCGCTGCCGCCTCGGCCGCCTCCTGCCCCGCGCCTGCCGCCCGCCCTGTGGCCCCCCGGGGGGacgccagccccgctcccggccgccccgccgagcccgcGCCCCCGGGGGGCTCCTGCCGCCGCCCCACGGTGCCCCCGGCCCGAGGCTCCCGGGCCGGGCCTGCTga